One genomic window of Panicum hallii strain FIL2 chromosome 6, PHallii_v3.1, whole genome shotgun sequence includes the following:
- the LOC112896427 gene encoding succinate dehydrogenase assembly factor 1, mitochondrial, with protein sequence MASRPKLSGIQKQVLTLYRGFLRTARLEDPEERRRIESVVSAEFRDNARNVDRRNFVYIEYLLRRGKRQLEQLKNPDITGLATLEVKK encoded by the coding sequence ATGGCCTCCCGTCCAAAGCTGTCTGGTATTCAGAAGCAGGTCTTGACGCTGTACAGGGGATTCCTTCGGACAGCACGCctagaagacccagaagagcgGCGCAGGATCGAGTCTGTTGTCTCGGCAGAGTTCCGTGACAACGCAAGGAATGTCGACCGTAGGAACTTTGTATACATAGAGTACTTGCTGAGGAGAGGGAAGAGACAGCTTGAGCAGCTCAAGAATCCTGATATTACTGGACTTGCTACCCTTGAAGTAAAGAAATGA